The segment CACCTGCGCGTCACACTCGGCACGAATCTTTTCCAGCGCGGCGGCCTTCTTCTCGGCGCTGACGATATAGTGGCTGGCCGGGAAAATGGCCACATGCTTGACCACATTCTGCTTGGCACCGGTAAGCGGATTGAACTCGGTGATGCGGTCGATCTCGTCCCCGAAAAACTCCACCCGGATGGCAAGCTCGCTCATATAGGCAAGGTAGATGTCCACGATATCGCCGTGGACGCGGAACTTATTGCGCACAAAATTCACATCATTGCGTTCATATTGCAGAGTGACCAGCTTCTGGCACAGCGCATCGCGCTCCATCTGCATGCCGGGGCGCAGGCTGATGACCATGCTGCGGTAGTCGATAGGGTCGCCCAGCGAGTAGATGCAGGACACCGAAGCTACGATGATCACGTCCCGCCGCTCTGAAAGTGCCGCCGTGGCCGAGTGGCGCAGACGGTCGATCTCGTCATTGATGGCGCTGTCCTTTTCAATATAGGTGTCGGTGCTGGGGATATAGGCTTCCGGCTGGTAGTAATCGTAGTAGCTGACGAAATACTCCACCGCATTGTTGGGAAAAAAGGAGCGGAACTCGGTGCACAACTGCGCCGCCAGTGTTTTATTGTGGGCCAGCACCAGCGTGGGGCGGTTGCATTTTGCAATCACATTTGCCATGGTAAAGGTCTTGCCGCTGCCAGTAACGCCCAGCAGGGTCTGGCAGCGGTCGCCGCGCTCCACGCCCTCCACCAGTGTTTCAATAGCCTGCGGCTGGTCGCCGGTGGGCTGGTAAGAGGATACCAGTTCAAATTTTTCGTCTGCCATCTTCCCTCTCCTCTCCGGCCCTTGCGCAAAGAACCACAATCAGTTGTATTTTACATTTCAATTATAGCACAGCAGTTTTATAATGTAAACAGTTCTTTGTAAAAGCCATCCTGACAGCTGTTAATTCGGCCGGCACATAATGAAAGCCGCTTCCCGTTTCCGATAAAGTTCACGGCCAGAACAATGTACCGGTCCTGAAATCATAGATTGGCAGGCGGTTGGCATCCCGCATGGAGAAATATTCCGTATCGGTCAGGATGAAGTGGTCCAGCAAATAGATGTTTACAAGACCCAGTGCCTGAGCGATGCTGCCGGTGGCTTCTATGTCCTCCATGGAGGGCATTGCCGCACCGTTGGGGTGATTGTGGCAGAGCACTACCGTGTCGGTGCCGCCCTTGATAGCCGCAGCCACCACGCTCTTGATCTCCAGACTCACCCGGTCAGAGGTACCTTCCCGCAGCCAGACCGCCGCCCGCACCCGTTTGCGGCTGTCCAGACTCACCAGCATGGCGCGCTCGTAGTCTGACCATGCAAACTTTGCCATGAGGTAGCTGCCCATCTGCTCGGTAGTCTTGATGCAGCGGGTGGTGCTGGTTCGGCTGCGGCTGTAATAACGGCAGATCTGCGGCAGCAGATGCAGCATCCGGGCGGTGGCAGGGCCTACACCCTCCACGGTGCACAGCTCCTCCTCACTGGCCTCCAGTACCGCCGCAAAATCACCAAAACGATCGATGAGGTCATGTGCGATGCCGTTGGTGTCCTTCTGCGCATTGGTGAGATACAGCACATATTCCAGTGCTTCGTGCTCGGCCAGACTGTCCAGCCCGTAGTTCTGCACCCGTTCGCGCATCCGCTGGCGATGCCCCTGATGCCGTTTGTGTTCTGCCATTGCCGGTACTCTCCTTCTTGTTCATTCCCTATAATAGTACCCATTTTGCATCGGGAACTCAAGGCTTTGGGGAAAAATAGTTTTGATCCGGGACGTTTCCGCGTTGACTTGCAGCCGTGGCTGTATTACTATAAAGGTATCTTTTGAGATTTGAGGAACCATTTATGAAACAGTATACCGCAACCGCCAACGACGACGGCGTTCGTCTTTCCCGCTTTGTGCAGAGCGTGACCCGCGATTTTCCCACCAGCCTGCTGTACAAGAGCTTCCGCAACAAGCGTGTGAAGGTGAATGGAAAAAAGGCCGCGCCGGAGTACCGCATCCAGACAGGGGATCTGATCGAATTGTACATCAACGACGAGTTTTTCCCGCCGGAGGGTGCAAAGCCGGTGCAGAAGGCTGCCCCCAAAAAGCAGCCCAATCAGCCCAAGGTGACTGTCATCTACGAGGACGAAAACATTGCTGTTCTGTACAAGCCCACCCACCTGCTGTGCCATAGTGACCGCACCGGCGACGCAAACCTTGTGGACGCTTTTACCCAGTATCTGGCCGAAAAAGGCGAATACGACCCCCACGGCGAGAACCGCTTCAAGCCCGGCATCTGCAACCGGCTGGACCGCGGCACCGAGGGCCTTGTGATCGCAGCCAAGAGCTATACCGCCCTGCGGGACATGAATGAGATCATCCGCACCGATCTGCTCAAGAAGGAATACTACACCATCACGGTGGGCATCCCGCAGTCGGGACGGTTCACCGCATGGTGGGAGCACGACGAAAAGAACAATAAGGTGAGCATCCACGCACACCAGTCGCAGGACGAGCGCCGCAAGCAGATCATTACGGATGTAGACGTACTGCGTACCGCCGGGCCTTTTGCGCTGTGCCGGATCGGCCTTATCACCGGCCGCACCCACCAGATCCGCGCCCACCTTGCCTACCTTGGCCGCCCGGTACTGGGCGACA is part of the Faecalibacterium sp. HTF-F genome and harbors:
- a CDS encoding RluA family pseudouridine synthase, with the protein product MKQYTATANDDGVRLSRFVQSVTRDFPTSLLYKSFRNKRVKVNGKKAAPEYRIQTGDLIELYINDEFFPPEGAKPVQKAAPKKQPNQPKVTVIYEDENIAVLYKPTHLLCHSDRTGDANLVDAFTQYLAEKGEYDPHGENRFKPGICNRLDRGTEGLVIAAKSYTALRDMNEIIRTDLLKKEYYTITVGIPQSGRFTAWWEHDEKNNKVSIHAHQSQDERRKQIITDVDVLRTAGPFALCRIGLITGRTHQIRAHLAYLGRPVLGDIKYGNRKMNERTGTKTQALCAVRVSFLDIPEENSLHYLSGKVIKLKDPQIVKQFDALDKNKADGENSHA
- a CDS encoding JAB domain-containing protein, which produces MAEHKRHQGHRQRMRERVQNYGLDSLAEHEALEYVLYLTNAQKDTNGIAHDLIDRFGDFAAVLEASEEELCTVEGVGPATARMLHLLPQICRYYSRSRTSTTRCIKTTEQMGSYLMAKFAWSDYERAMLVSLDSRKRVRAAVWLREGTSDRVSLEIKSVVAAAIKGGTDTVVLCHNHPNGAAMPSMEDIEATGSIAQALGLVNIYLLDHFILTDTEYFSMRDANRLPIYDFRTGTLFWP